From a single Pseudomonas serboccidentalis genomic region:
- a CDS encoding glutathione S-transferase family protein, with translation MLQVFGKASSINVRKVLWTCAELQIAIEREDWGSGFRDTHTPEFIALNPNAMVPVINDQGFVLWESNTIIRYLANRDNALHLYPSAPRHRARIDQWIDWQATDLNKSWGYVFMSLVRKSAAHQDADALQQGFHQWVAHMTILEQQLQKTGAYVSGDEFSLADIPIGLSVNRWFETPLAHPDLPAVSAYYDRLNSRPGFRLYGRNGTP, from the coding sequence ATGCTACAGGTATTTGGCAAAGCGTCATCGATCAATGTCCGCAAGGTACTCTGGACCTGCGCAGAGCTGCAGATTGCCATTGAACGAGAAGACTGGGGATCAGGCTTCAGGGATACGCACACCCCCGAATTCATCGCGTTGAACCCCAATGCAATGGTGCCGGTGATTAACGATCAGGGTTTCGTGCTGTGGGAGTCGAATACGATCATTCGCTACCTGGCAAATCGCGACAACGCTTTGCACCTTTACCCCTCGGCCCCCCGGCATCGGGCGCGGATCGACCAATGGATAGACTGGCAGGCTACCGACCTCAACAAGTCCTGGGGTTATGTATTCATGTCACTGGTGCGCAAAAGTGCGGCTCACCAAGACGCCGATGCTTTACAGCAAGGTTTTCATCAATGGGTAGCGCACATGACAATCCTGGAGCAACAACTCCAGAAGACCGGTGCCTACGTCAGCGGCGACGAATTTTCTCTGGCGGACATACCGATAGGGCTGTCGGTGAACCGTTGGTTCGAGACCCCCCTGGCGCACCCAGACTTGCCGGCAGTCAGTGCATACTACGATCGCTTGAACTCGCGTCCCGGCTTCCGTTTGTATGGCAGAAACGGTACCCCCTGA
- a CDS encoding aldo/keto reductase translates to MRHTEGCSRRRLLTLAAGVSAVLTFDRALATATTPTATSPSQAGDQTMQTRAIPSSSEPLPMVGLGTYRGFDVAPGETAYRQLPAVLDELFRKGGTLIDSSPMYGRAEQTTGELLSIHEPRSPAFLATKVWTRGRKEGIAQMEQSFSLLRTERIDLMQIHNLLDWQTHLPTLREWKEQGRIRYIGITHYTPSAYDEVESVLKAEQLDFLQINYALDDRGVEKRILPLCRERGVAVICNRPFGGGGLLARLKGKPLPAWVSDVQVNSWPQLALKFLLSHPAVTCVIPGTGNPRYMADNAGAGFGLMLTDAQRHQLIALLE, encoded by the coding sequence ATGCGCCACACTGAGGGTTGCTCCCGTCGCCGATTGCTCACGCTGGCTGCCGGGGTTTCGGCGGTCCTGACCTTTGACCGGGCGTTGGCCACTGCCACGACGCCGACTGCCACTTCGCCGAGCCAGGCAGGAGACCAGACCATGCAGACCCGCGCCATCCCTTCCAGCTCCGAGCCGCTGCCCATGGTGGGCCTGGGCACGTATCGCGGCTTCGACGTTGCGCCCGGTGAAACCGCTTATAGGCAACTGCCCGCAGTGCTCGACGAGCTGTTCAGAAAGGGTGGCACGCTGATCGACAGCTCACCGATGTATGGCCGCGCCGAGCAAACCACCGGCGAACTGCTGTCGATCCACGAACCGCGCTCGCCGGCATTTCTCGCGACCAAGGTATGGACCCGCGGGCGCAAGGAAGGCATCGCGCAGATGGAACAATCCTTCAGTCTGCTGCGCACCGAACGCATCGACCTGATGCAGATCCACAACCTGCTGGACTGGCAAACCCATCTGCCGACCCTGCGCGAATGGAAAGAACAGGGGCGCATCCGCTACATCGGCATCACCCATTACACGCCCTCGGCCTACGACGAAGTCGAGTCGGTGCTCAAGGCCGAACAGCTCGACTTTCTGCAAATCAACTACGCCCTCGATGACCGTGGCGTGGAAAAACGCATCTTGCCGCTGTGCCGCGAGCGCGGGGTCGCGGTGATCTGCAATCGGCCGTTCGGCGGTGGCGGATTGCTCGCGCGGCTCAAGGGCAAACCGTTGCCGGCCTGGGTCTCGGACGTGCAGGTCAACAGTTGGCCGCAACTGGCGCTGAAGTTTCTGCTATCGCACCCGGCAGTGACTTGCGTGATTCCCGGCACCGGCAATCCGCGCTACATGGCCGACAATGCCGGCGCCGGGTTTGGGCTGATGCTGACGGATGCGCAGCGTCATCAATTGATCGCGCTGCTGGAATAG
- a CDS encoding LysR family transcriptional regulator yields MLRENASDLLAFLAVARERSFTKAAARLGVSQSALSHTIRALEARLGLRLLTRTTRSVSPTEAGDHLLQTIGPRFEEIELELAALSNLRETPAGRIRISATDHSLNWLLRPVLKGFLPQYPDIAVEVICDYGFVDIAGQGFDAGIRLGEDVAQGMIATRIGPDMRMAVVGSPAYFASRTRPQTPRDLTQHACNNLRLPTNGGLYTWEFEKNGESLKVRVSGQVTLNGVYPLLDAALDGFGLSYIPENIVAPYLADGRLVQVLADWCPTFAGYHLYYPSRRQAAPAFALLLEALRYRG; encoded by the coding sequence ATGCTTCGAGAAAACGCCAGTGACCTGCTCGCCTTCCTCGCCGTGGCCCGCGAGCGCAGTTTCACCAAAGCGGCGGCCAGACTCGGCGTCTCGCAATCGGCGCTCAGCCATACCATCCGCGCCCTCGAAGCGCGCCTTGGCCTGCGCTTGCTCACCCGTACCACCCGCAGCGTCTCGCCCACCGAGGCCGGCGACCATTTGCTGCAGACCATCGGCCCGCGTTTCGAAGAGATCGAACTGGAACTGGCGGCCCTGAGCAACCTGCGCGAAACCCCGGCTGGGCGCATCCGCATCAGCGCCACCGACCATTCGCTGAACTGGCTGTTGCGCCCGGTGCTCAAGGGCTTCCTGCCGCAGTATCCCGACATCGCCGTGGAGGTGATCTGCGACTACGGTTTCGTCGACATCGCCGGGCAAGGCTTCGACGCCGGCATTCGCCTCGGTGAAGACGTGGCCCAGGGCATGATCGCCACCCGCATCGGCCCGGACATGCGCATGGCGGTGGTCGGTTCTCCAGCCTACTTCGCCAGCCGCACGCGGCCGCAGACGCCGAGGGATCTGACCCAACACGCCTGCAACAACCTGCGCCTGCCCACCAATGGCGGGCTGTACACCTGGGAGTTCGAGAAGAACGGCGAAAGCCTCAAGGTGCGGGTATCCGGACAAGTCACGCTGAATGGTGTTTATCCGCTGCTCGACGCCGCACTGGATGGTTTCGGCCTCAGCTACATCCCGGAAAATATTGTCGCGCCGTATCTGGCCGACGGGCGTCTGGTGCAAGTGCTGGCAGACTGGTGCCCGACGTTTGCCGGTTATCACCTGTATTACCCGAGCCGACGTCAGGCAGCGCCGGCGTTTGCGCTGTTGCTGGAGGCGTTGCGTTATCGCGGTTGA
- a CDS encoding PhzF family phenazine biosynthesis protein: MQIAIFQVDAFASRPFDGNPAAVCPLSEWLPDEKLYAIAAENNLSETAFFVKQGDLYELRWFTPQVEVDLCGHATLAAAWVIFNKVGDDAQVLRFSTRSGELRVRRSGTGLTMDFPAKVPVRCEPPPELLPALGLTTADVLATDDFIVVVADEAIVEGLSPDFAKLKGLPKRGVVVTAASRSFDFVSRWFGPNVGVNEDPVTGSAHTSLAPYWAQTLDKQTLSAQQGGTRKGQLRCEIAGDRVLISGESVLYMVGEITV, from the coding sequence GTGCAGATCGCTATTTTTCAAGTGGATGCGTTTGCTTCTCGACCTTTTGATGGAAACCCCGCAGCGGTTTGCCCATTGAGCGAATGGTTGCCGGACGAAAAGTTATATGCGATCGCTGCTGAAAATAACCTCTCGGAAACGGCATTCTTCGTTAAACAGGGTGATCTCTATGAGTTGAGGTGGTTCACGCCTCAGGTCGAAGTTGACTTGTGCGGCCATGCGACATTGGCTGCGGCGTGGGTCATCTTTAACAAGGTTGGAGACGATGCCCAGGTGCTGCGGTTTTCGACGCGAAGCGGCGAGCTTCGAGTGCGACGTTCAGGCACTGGATTGACGATGGATTTTCCGGCGAAAGTGCCAGTGCGTTGCGAGCCTCCACCCGAGTTGTTGCCAGCGCTTGGCTTGACCACGGCGGACGTTCTGGCCACTGACGACTTTATTGTCGTGGTTGCAGATGAGGCGATTGTCGAGGGACTGTCCCCTGACTTCGCCAAGCTCAAGGGGCTGCCCAAGCGGGGCGTCGTGGTGACTGCCGCCAGTCGCTCGTTTGATTTTGTTTCGCGCTGGTTCGGTCCGAATGTAGGGGTAAACGAAGACCCTGTCACCGGTTCAGCTCATACATCACTCGCACCTTACTGGGCACAGACTCTGGATAAACAGACGCTGAGCGCGCAACAAGGAGGTACCCGCAAGGGCCAGTTACGCTGCGAGATCGCTGGCGATCGGGTGTTGATCAGCGGTGAGTCAGTGCTCTATATGGTCGGGGAAATCACGGTCTAG
- the paoA gene encoding aldehyde dehydrogenase iron-sulfur subunit PaoA, which produces MTISRRRFLILGAVTATAFAMPPFISLKAYAASLEQPAMAKVTINVNGKPQTLEVDNRTTLLDALREHLHLTGSKKGCDHGQCGACTVIADGRRINACLTLAVMHDGSEITTIEGLGMPDNLHPMQAAFIKHDGYQCGYCTPGQICSAVAVLKEIREGIPSHVSPSLTDAPQLIASEFQERMSGNICRCGAYSNIIEAITEVAEVPA; this is translated from the coding sequence ATGACGATTTCCCGACGTAGATTCCTGATCCTCGGTGCCGTGACCGCCACGGCATTCGCGATGCCGCCTTTCATTAGCCTCAAGGCCTACGCGGCCAGTCTGGAGCAACCGGCCATGGCCAAAGTGACGATCAACGTCAACGGTAAACCCCAAACCCTTGAAGTCGACAACCGCACCACCCTGCTCGATGCCTTGCGCGAGCACCTGCACCTGACCGGCAGCAAAAAAGGCTGCGACCACGGTCAGTGCGGCGCCTGCACGGTGATCGCCGATGGGCGGCGGATCAATGCCTGCCTGACCCTGGCGGTGATGCACGACGGCAGCGAGATCACCACCATCGAAGGCCTCGGCATGCCCGACAACCTGCACCCGATGCAGGCTGCGTTCATCAAGCACGACGGCTACCAGTGCGGCTATTGCACGCCGGGGCAGATCTGCTCGGCGGTGGCGGTGCTCAAGGAAATCCGCGAGGGTATTCCCAGCCACGTCAGCCCCAGCCTGACCGACGCGCCGCAACTGATCGCCAGCGAATTCCAGGAGCGCATGAGCGGCAATATCTGCCGCTGCGGCGCCTATTCCAACATCATCGAAGCCATCACTGAAGTCGCGGAGGTGCCGGCATGA
- a CDS encoding CAP domain-containing protein — protein MRHAVRSTRFVSLCLLILTPLFTETAHASEERQLVAAINDYRAHPQRCDRRPAQRLAPLALKSNLALPIGYGYGGGLRETLKSSGYSAVAVRSIRIVGAEDADEAFDRLQDRYCGALLDAQYADIGISRSRGEWQVVLAQPVLDSRVGDNRSVGKALLAEVNAARARPRMCGRQRFAAARPLSWNPALGAAAQGHSKAMAYGNYFAHRDPDGDMPADRARAAGYRGRQIGENIAAGQSSPGKAMAGWLASPGHCANLMNPMFTQVGAGFASEARSDEGVYWTMVFGAP, from the coding sequence ATGCGCCATGCCGTTCGCTCAACACGCTTCGTATCGCTGTGCCTGCTGATCCTTACCCCGCTTTTCACCGAGACCGCCCACGCCAGTGAAGAGCGGCAACTGGTGGCCGCCATCAACGACTACCGCGCCCACCCGCAACGTTGCGACCGGCGTCCGGCACAACGTCTGGCGCCCCTGGCGTTGAAATCGAATCTGGCACTGCCGATCGGCTATGGCTACGGCGGCGGATTGCGCGAGACGCTCAAATCGTCCGGGTATTCGGCCGTGGCCGTGCGCAGCATCCGTATTGTCGGCGCCGAAGACGCCGATGAGGCATTCGACAGGCTGCAAGACCGTTATTGTGGCGCACTGCTTGACGCCCAATACGCCGACATCGGCATCAGCCGTTCCCGGGGTGAATGGCAAGTGGTGCTGGCGCAACCGGTGCTCGACAGTCGTGTCGGCGACAACCGCAGCGTCGGTAAAGCCCTGCTCGCCGAGGTCAACGCCGCCCGGGCACGCCCACGGATGTGCGGACGCCAGCGTTTCGCCGCCGCCCGCCCCTTGAGCTGGAACCCGGCACTGGGCGCCGCCGCACAGGGGCACAGCAAGGCCATGGCCTACGGCAACTATTTCGCCCACCGTGACCCGGACGGCGACATGCCGGCGGATCGCGCCCGGGCGGCGGGTTATCGGGGTCGGCAGATCGGCGAAAACATCGCCGCCGGCCAGAGTTCACCGGGCAAGGCGATGGCCGGGTGGCTGGCCAGCCCCGGGCATTGCGCCAACCTGATGAACCCGATGTTCACTCAGGTCGGCGCCGGGTTTGCCAGTGAGGCGCGCAGTGATGAGGGGGTTTACTGGACGATGGTGTTTGGCGCGCCTTGA
- a CDS encoding FAD binding domain-containing protein, whose amino-acid sequence MRPFNYSRADSPAAAAALAAQVEGAKFIAGGTNLLDLMKLDIETPLHLIDINHLGLDQIEATPEGGLRIGALVRNTDLAADSRVRKDYALLSRALLAGASGQLRNMASTAGNLLQRTRCPYFYDVNQACNKRQPGSGCAAIGGVSRQLGLIGVSDACIATHPSDMAIAMRALDAQIETVKPDGSTRSIAIADFHQLPGNTPNIETSLTPGEFITSVTLPAPVGGTHLYHKVRDRSSYAFALVSVGLILQKDGNGRVAVGGIAPKPWRVEAADALLPHGAKAVSERLLDGATPTHDNQFKLTLVERTLGSVLAQARDEA is encoded by the coding sequence ATGAGACCGTTCAATTACAGCCGCGCCGACTCCCCCGCCGCAGCCGCAGCGCTGGCGGCGCAGGTCGAAGGCGCGAAGTTCATCGCTGGCGGCACCAACCTGCTGGACCTGATGAAACTCGACATTGAAACCCCGCTGCACCTGATTGACATCAACCACCTCGGTCTTGACCAAATCGAAGCCACGCCCGAAGGCGGATTGCGCATCGGCGCACTGGTACGCAACACCGATCTGGCCGCCGACAGCCGCGTGCGCAAGGACTACGCGCTGCTCTCCCGCGCCTTGCTCGCCGGGGCTTCCGGCCAGTTGCGCAACATGGCAAGCACCGCCGGCAACCTGCTGCAACGCACCCGTTGCCCGTATTTCTATGACGTCAATCAGGCCTGCAACAAACGCCAGCCCGGCAGTGGTTGCGCGGCGATTGGCGGGGTCAGTCGGCAACTGGGGCTGATCGGCGTCAGCGACGCCTGCATCGCCACCCACCCCAGCGACATGGCGATTGCCATGCGCGCCCTCGATGCACAGATTGAAACGGTCAAACCCGACGGCAGCACCCGCAGCATCGCCATCGCCGATTTCCATCAGCTCCCGGGCAACACGCCGAACATCGAAACCAGCCTCACGCCCGGCGAGTTCATTACCTCAGTGACCCTGCCTGCCCCGGTCGGCGGCACGCATCTTTATCACAAGGTGCGTGATCGTTCGTCATACGCCTTTGCCCTGGTGTCGGTCGGTTTGATCCTGCAAAAGGACGGCAACGGTCGCGTGGCGGTCGGTGGTATTGCGCCGAAACCATGGCGGGTCGAAGCCGCCGACGCGTTGCTGCCCCACGGCGCGAAAGCCGTGAGCGAACGCCTGCTCGACGGCGCCACGCCGACTCACGACAACCAATTCAAACTGACCCTGGTCGAGCGCACGCTCGGCTCGGTGTTGGCGCAAGCGAGGGATGAAGCATGA
- a CDS encoding alpha/beta hydrolase — protein sequence MSRILMSLVALIITLYVLLCVALFVFQRSLIYFPQPDSAVATADSRLKLAMPDADVWVTVREHAGPKALIYFGGNAEDVSRNLPAFSDAFPEYAVYLLNYRGFGGSGGAPSEEAIAEDALALFDQVYASHPQIAVIGRSLGSGVAVRLASQRPATQLILVTPYNSLAEIAVRQYPWFPVKWLLKDRFESGRYAAHIQVPTLLLAASDDEVIPRASTQRLLEHFPNGVATLRVVPDAGHNSISERVQYLQWMGDVLNR from the coding sequence ATGTCCAGAATCCTGATGTCACTCGTCGCCTTGATCATCACCCTGTACGTGTTGCTGTGCGTTGCGCTGTTCGTGTTTCAGCGTTCGCTGATCTATTTCCCCCAGCCTGACAGCGCCGTCGCCACGGCGGATTCGCGGCTGAAACTGGCGATGCCGGATGCCGATGTCTGGGTGACCGTTCGCGAGCACGCGGGGCCCAAGGCACTGATCTACTTTGGCGGCAATGCCGAGGACGTGTCGCGCAACCTGCCGGCGTTCAGCGACGCCTTTCCCGAGTACGCGGTGTATCTGCTGAACTACCGGGGTTTTGGCGGCAGCGGCGGCGCGCCCTCGGAGGAAGCGATTGCCGAAGATGCGTTGGCATTGTTCGATCAGGTGTACGCCAGCCATCCACAGATTGCCGTGATCGGGCGCAGCCTGGGGTCCGGGGTGGCGGTGCGGCTGGCGAGTCAGCGCCCGGCGACCCAACTGATTCTGGTGACGCCGTACAACAGCCTCGCAGAAATCGCCGTCCGCCAATACCCGTGGTTTCCGGTGAAGTGGTTGCTCAAGGATCGTTTCGAGTCGGGTCGCTATGCCGCGCACATACAAGTGCCGACCTTGCTGCTGGCGGCCAGCGATGACGAGGTGATTCCCCGTGCCAGCACGCAACGGCTGCTGGAGCATTTCCCCAACGGTGTGGCGACGCTGCGGGTGGTGCCGGACGCGGGGCACAACTCGATTTCCGAGCGGGTGCAGTATCTGCAGTGGATGGGGGATGTGCTCAATCGTTGA
- the paoC gene encoding aldehyde oxidoreductase molybdenum-binding subunit PaoC: MKFDTPATTNPIDQLKVIGKPTDRVEGPLKTSGQAPYAYEQHDAVANQAYGFMVGSAIAKGRISHIDLNAAEAAPGVLAIVTAANAGKLGKGQYNSAPLLAGPEVQHYHQAVALVVAETFEQARAAAQMVKVDYVAAKGQFELANVRDQGVEDDELPDVTHGDFDSAFAAAPVQFDQTYTTPDQSHAMMEPHATLAAWKGDHLTLWTSNQMIAWSVGDIATTLGLPKENVRLISPYIGGGFGGKLFIRADAILAALGARLANRPVKVALARPQMANNTTHRPATIQRIRLGATADGKLSAIAHEGWSGNLKDGKVEVAAQPSQLLYAAQNRRVTMRLAPLDLPEGNSMRAPGEAPGLMALEIAMDEMAEQLKLDPIQFRILNDTQVDPVKTERPFSQRRLIECLQTGAEKFGWNQRNATPGSRREGRWLIGMGVAAAIRNNLLLKSGARVRLERDGKVTVETDMTDIGTGSYTIIAQTAAEMMGVGLADVSVHLGDSTFPVSSGSGGQFGANCSTAGVYAACMKLRETVVSKLGMSGSDIEFADGQVRAGGKTLPLRDAAKNGVVEAEDSIEFADLAKQYQQSTFGAHFVEVAVDAATGEVRVRRMLAVCAAGRILNPKAARSQVIGAMTMGVGAALMEELAVDKRLGFFVNHDLAGYEVPVHADIPHQEVIFLDETDPVSSPMKAKGVGELGICGVSAAVANAIYNATGARVREYPITLDKILSSLPPMI, encoded by the coding sequence ATGAAATTCGACACGCCCGCCACCACCAACCCGATCGACCAGTTGAAGGTCATCGGCAAACCCACCGACCGCGTCGAAGGCCCGCTGAAAACCAGCGGCCAGGCTCCGTACGCCTACGAGCAGCATGACGCCGTGGCGAATCAGGCCTACGGCTTCATGGTCGGTTCGGCCATCGCCAAGGGTCGCATCAGCCACATCGATCTCAATGCGGCCGAAGCCGCGCCCGGCGTGCTGGCCATCGTCACCGCCGCCAATGCCGGCAAGCTCGGCAAGGGCCAATACAACTCGGCGCCGCTGCTGGCCGGGCCCGAGGTGCAGCATTATCACCAGGCCGTTGCGCTGGTGGTCGCCGAGACCTTCGAACAGGCCCGCGCCGCCGCGCAAATGGTCAAGGTCGATTACGTCGCGGCCAAAGGCCAATTCGAACTGGCCAACGTGCGCGACCAGGGTGTCGAAGACGACGAGTTGCCCGACGTCACCCACGGCGATTTCGACTCGGCCTTCGCCGCCGCGCCGGTGCAGTTCGACCAGACCTACACCACCCCCGACCAGTCCCACGCGATGATGGAGCCGCACGCGACACTGGCCGCTTGGAAAGGTGATCATCTGACCCTGTGGACCTCCAACCAGATGATCGCCTGGAGCGTCGGCGACATCGCCACCACCCTCGGTTTGCCCAAGGAAAACGTGCGCCTGATCTCGCCGTACATTGGTGGCGGCTTCGGCGGCAAACTGTTCATCCGCGCCGACGCGATCCTCGCCGCCCTCGGTGCGCGCCTGGCCAATCGCCCGGTGAAAGTCGCCCTCGCCCGCCCGCAAATGGCCAACAACACCACCCACCGCCCCGCCACCATCCAGCGCATTCGTCTGGGCGCCACCGCGGACGGCAAGCTCAGCGCCATCGCCCACGAAGGCTGGTCGGGCAACCTCAAGGACGGCAAGGTCGAAGTCGCCGCGCAACCAAGTCAGTTGCTCTACGCCGCGCAAAACCGTCGGGTGACCATGCGCCTGGCGCCGCTGGATCTGCCCGAAGGCAACTCCATGCGCGCGCCCGGTGAAGCGCCGGGGCTGATGGCACTGGAAATCGCCATGGACGAGATGGCCGAGCAGCTCAAGCTCGACCCGATCCAGTTCCGCATCCTCAACGACACCCAGGTCGATCCGGTGAAAACCGAACGTCCGTTCTCCCAGCGACGCCTGATCGAATGCCTGCAGACCGGCGCCGAGAAGTTCGGCTGGAACCAGCGCAACGCCACACCCGGCAGCCGTCGCGAAGGTCGCTGGCTGATCGGCATGGGCGTCGCCGCAGCGATCCGCAACAACCTGCTGCTCAAATCCGGCGCCCGGGTGCGGCTGGAGCGCGACGGCAAGGTCACGGTGGAGACCGACATGACCGATATCGGCACCGGCAGCTACACGATCATCGCCCAGACAGCGGCCGAGATGATGGGCGTCGGTCTTGCGGATGTCAGCGTGCATCTGGGCGACTCGACCTTCCCGGTATCGTCCGGCTCCGGCGGCCAGTTCGGCGCCAACTGCTCGACCGCGGGGGTCTATGCCGCGTGCATGAAGCTGCGCGAAACGGTGGTCAGCAAACTGGGCATGAGCGGCAGCGACATCGAGTTTGCCGACGGTCAGGTCCGCGCCGGCGGCAAGACCCTGCCGTTGCGTGATGCTGCCAAAAATGGCGTGGTCGAGGCCGAGGACAGTATCGAATTCGCCGACCTCGCCAAGCAGTATCAGCAGTCGACCTTCGGTGCGCATTTCGTCGAAGTCGCGGTGGACGCGGCGACCGGCGAAGTCCGCGTGCGGCGCATGCTCGCGGTGTGTGCGGCGGGGCGGATTCTCAACCCGAAAGCGGCGCGCAGCCAGGTGATCGGGGCGATGACCATGGGCGTCGGCGCGGCGTTGATGGAAGAGCTGGCGGTGGACAAGCGGCTGGGCTTTTTCGTCAACCATGACCTGGCCGGATATGAGGTGCCGGTGCACGCCGACATCCCGCATCAGGAGGTGATATTCCTTGACGAGACTGATCCGGTTTCGTCACCGATGAAAGCCAAAGGTGTGGGGGAACTGGGGATTTGCGGTGTGAGTGCGGCGGTGGCAAATGCGATCTACAACGCCACCGGGGCGCGGGTGCGCGAGTATCCGATTACGCTGGACAAGATTCTCTCGTCGTTACCGCCGATGATCTGA
- a CDS encoding L-lactate permease translates to MVWQQIYDPFGNPVISTLMAAVPVVVMLAALAFFHVKAHLAALLALASALLISIFAFGMPASMAGSAALFGAANGLLPIGWIVLNIIFLHRLTTENGSFKVLQDSLARITDDRRLQLLLIAFCFGAFFEGAAGFGTPVAVTGAILIGLGFSPLAASGLALIANTAPVAFGALGTPIITLAKVTGLDEMELSMMVGRQLPFFSVLVPFWLIWAFAGWRKMLEIWPAILVAGVSFAVPQFLVSNYHGPMLVDVIAALISMACLTLFLRVWKPATVYTSAALAGRVDNSRVEEEKVTASATFSDQARPAVMRAWMPWIILTVFVFAWGTQGFKNIFDVRPALDPVTHSVKLDPQGKPLNEANPIFSPALTFTTLHLQVQKVPPVVPAPKAEEAIYKFTWFTATGSGILLAAIVGGLLMGYSIPQLIKQYLRTLWVVRFSLITIAAMLALGFLTRYSGLDATMGLAFAATGIFYPMFGTLLGWLGVALTGSDTASNVLFGGLQRVTSEQLGISPILMAAANSSGGVMGKMVDAQSIVVASTATRWYGHEGEILRYVFFHSIVLAILVGGLVTLQAYVAPFTSMVVGGH, encoded by the coding sequence ATGGTCTGGCAGCAAATCTACGACCCGTTCGGCAACCCGGTGATCTCCACGCTCATGGCCGCCGTACCGGTGGTGGTGATGCTCGCGGCGCTGGCGTTCTTTCACGTCAAGGCGCATCTGGCCGCCCTGCTCGCCCTCGCTTCGGCGTTACTGATCTCGATCTTCGCCTTCGGCATGCCGGCAAGCATGGCCGGTTCGGCGGCGTTGTTTGGTGCGGCCAATGGCTTGCTGCCGATCGGCTGGATCGTGCTCAACATCATCTTTCTGCATCGCCTGACCACCGAGAACGGCTCGTTCAAAGTGCTGCAGGATTCACTGGCGCGGATCACCGACGACCGCCGTTTGCAGTTGCTGCTGATCGCCTTCTGCTTCGGTGCGTTTTTTGAAGGCGCGGCCGGGTTCGGCACACCGGTGGCGGTGACCGGGGCGATTCTGATCGGCCTCGGTTTTTCGCCGTTGGCCGCGTCCGGTCTGGCGTTGATTGCCAACACCGCCCCGGTGGCATTCGGCGCGCTCGGCACACCGATCATCACCCTGGCCAAGGTCACCGGGCTGGATGAGATGGAGCTGTCGATGATGGTCGGTCGGCAGTTGCCATTTTTCTCGGTGCTGGTGCCGTTCTGGCTGATCTGGGCATTTGCCGGGTGGCGCAAGATGCTCGAAATCTGGCCGGCGATTCTGGTAGCCGGGGTCAGCTTCGCGGTGCCGCAGTTCCTCGTGTCGAACTACCACGGCCCAATGCTGGTGGACGTGATTGCCGCGCTGATTTCCATGGCCTGCCTGACCCTGTTTCTGCGGGTCTGGAAACCGGCGACGGTGTACACCTCGGCCGCCCTGGCAGGTCGCGTCGACAACTCCCGGGTCGAGGAAGAAAAAGTCACCGCCAGCGCCACGTTCAGCGATCAGGCGCGCCCGGCGGTGATGCGTGCGTGGATGCCGTGGATCATCCTCACCGTGTTCGTGTTTGCCTGGGGCACTCAGGGCTTCAAGAACATCTTTGACGTGCGCCCGGCGCTGGACCCGGTGACCCATTCCGTCAAACTCGATCCCCAAGGCAAACCACTGAACGAGGCCAACCCGATTTTTTCGCCGGCGCTGACCTTCACCACCCTGCACCTGCAAGTGCAGAAAGTCCCGCCGGTGGTGCCGGCGCCGAAAGCCGAAGAAGCGATCTACAAATTCACCTGGTTCACCGCCACCGGCAGCGGCATTCTGCTGGCGGCGATTGTCGGCGGGCTGCTGATGGGCTATTCGATCCCGCAATTGATCAAGCAGTACCTGCGCACGTTATGGGTGGTGCGGTTTTCGCTGATCACCATTGCCGCGATGCTGGCGCTGGGCTTCCTCACACGTTACTCGGGACTCGACGCGACCATGGGCCTGGCGTTTGCGGCGACGGGCATTTTCTATCCGATGTTCGGCACGTTGCTCGGCTGGCTGGGTGTCGCGTTGACGGGTTCGGATACGGCGTCAAACGTGTTGTTTGGCGGTTTGCAGCGGGTGACCTCGGAACAGCTCGGCATCAGCCCGATCCTGATGGCGGCAGCGAACAGTTCCGGCGGGGTGATGGGCAAAATGGTCGACGCGCAATCGATCGTGGTCGCCTCCACCGCGACCCGTTGGTATGGGCATGAAGGCGAGATTCTGCGCTACGTGTTCTTCCACTCGATTGTGCTGGCGATCCTGGTGGGTGGGCTGGTGACGTTGCAGGCGTATGTGGCGCCGTTTACCTCGATGGTGGTTGGCGGGCATTGA